From a single Fusobacterium ulcerans ATCC 49185 genomic region:
- a CDS encoding MalY/PatB family protein — MSYDFTTLVSRKNTGASKWEQMYSWNPNVADDVVPLSVADMEFKPAPEIVEGLKKHLDTAILGYTKAYPDFLDSVISWMDRRHNYKVEKEWILNTPGVVNAFYAAVNAFTEPGEGVIIFRPVYYPFSMAIEKNERNIANCPLIEKDGYYTIDFEKFDEISKDPKNKLLIFCSPHNPVGRVWTKEELKKVAEISVKNDLVVVSDEIWADLIMPGYEHYMLGRLGGEIEERLITCTAPSKTFNLAGLATSSIIIKNKEIREKYSETLQRMRSSSVNILGFKACEIAYNQGEKWLEELITVLDTNQKLVKEFFEKKFPKIKARLIEGTYLQWLDFKALEISDEELERFMHMDAQFFTDEGYIFGEEGSGYERINLAAPTWVIEAELERLGKALEKIYK, encoded by the coding sequence ATGAGTTATGACTTTACAACACTTGTATCTAGAAAAAATACTGGGGCATCAAAGTGGGAACAAATGTACAGTTGGAATCCAAATGTAGCAGATGATGTGGTACCTTTATCAGTGGCAGACATGGAATTTAAACCAGCTCCTGAGATTGTTGAAGGATTAAAAAAACATTTAGATACTGCTATATTAGGATATACAAAAGCTTATCCAGATTTTCTTGATTCTGTTATATCATGGATGGACAGAAGGCATAATTATAAGGTGGAAAAAGAATGGATATTAAATACTCCTGGAGTAGTTAATGCTTTCTATGCAGCAGTTAATGCCTTCACAGAACCAGGAGAAGGGGTAATAATATTTAGACCTGTATACTATCCATTTTCTATGGCAATAGAAAAAAATGAAAGAAATATTGCAAATTGTCCACTAATAGAAAAAGATGGATACTATACAATAGACTTTGAAAAATTTGATGAAATTTCAAAAGATCCTAAAAATAAGCTTCTCATCTTTTGTAGTCCACATAATCCAGTAGGAAGAGTATGGACAAAAGAAGAACTAAAGAAAGTAGCTGAGATATCAGTAAAAAATGATTTAGTAGTTGTATCAGATGAAATATGGGCAGATCTTATTATGCCAGGATATGAACATTATATGCTGGGAAGACTGGGAGGAGAGATAGAAGAAAGGCTTATTACATGTACAGCTCCGTCTAAAACATTTAATCTTGCAGGTTTAGCAACATCTAGTATTATTATAAAAAATAAGGAAATAAGAGAAAAATATTCAGAAACACTTCAGAGAATGAGAAGCTCATCTGTAAATATATTGGGATTTAAAGCATGTGAAATTGCATATAACCAAGGAGAAAAATGGCTTGAAGAATTAATTACAGTATTGGATACTAACCAGAAGCTAGTAAAAGAATTCTTTGAGAAAAAGTTCCCTAAAATCAAGGCCAGATTAATAGAGGGAACATATCTTCAATGGTTGGATTTCAAAGCATTAGAAATAAGTGATGAAGAATTAGAAAGATTTATGCATATGGATGCTCAATTCTTTACTGATGAAGGATATATTTTTGGAGAAGAGGGAAGCGGATATGAGAGAATAAATCTAGCAGCTCCTACTTGGGTAATAGAAGCTGAACTTGAAAGACTTGGAAAAGCATTAGAAAAAATCTATAAATAA
- a CDS encoding DUF401 family protein: MIKLDIVKLIVIFTGIVFFIKLKKPLYISILVGAVISIILYRIPVITSFQLAFKSCASRDTISLVLAFYTITYVQRMMEKRGHLLLAEKSLDNIFNSRRINAMIAPFVIGLLPSAGAVLIAAPIVQNASGDYLTREEQTFVTSYYRHISEAFLPTYSSILLALDLSGVDMTKFVVGMLPMVAILFILGYVFYVRKIPKSTGISQSRDKKDDIINLIISLWPIAVTITIILTLKIPVYMAVIPVIIVSAILNKFSIDELIPMIKTAFETKLIVSTVMIMIFKELLTFTGVIGRLPEYFEKLPIHPTIIFSLIFVIGTLVAGSQAIIALALPLAFATIPNGGLALMILLMCMTYIAMQVSPTHICLAIVTEAFDVSFIELVKKTFPIFIIFTAITAVYSYLLFMFT, encoded by the coding sequence GTGATAAAATTGGATATTGTAAAATTGATAGTCATATTTACAGGAATAGTATTTTTTATCAAATTAAAAAAACCTTTGTATATATCCATATTAGTTGGAGCTGTAATAAGTATTATTCTTTACAGAATTCCTGTAATAACTTCCTTTCAACTTGCTTTTAAATCTTGTGCTAGTAGAGATACAATATCTTTGGTACTTGCTTTTTATACAATAACGTATGTACAGAGAATGATGGAGAAAAGGGGACATCTTTTATTAGCAGAAAAGTCTTTAGACAATATATTTAACAGCAGGAGAATAAATGCAATGATAGCACCATTTGTTATAGGATTGCTTCCATCTGCTGGAGCAGTACTTATAGCAGCACCAATAGTTCAAAATGCAAGTGGAGATTATCTGACAAGAGAAGAACAGACTTTTGTAACAAGTTACTATCGACATATATCAGAAGCTTTTCTTCCAACATATTCTTCAATACTTTTGGCTCTTGATTTATCAGGAGTGGATATGACAAAATTTGTTGTTGGGATGCTCCCTATGGTAGCAATTTTATTTATTCTAGGATATGTGTTTTATGTAAGAAAAATACCTAAATCTACTGGCATCAGCCAATCAAGAGATAAAAAAGACGACATAATAAATCTTATAATAAGTTTATGGCCAATAGCAGTAACTATAACTATAATACTGACACTAAAAATACCAGTATATATGGCAGTTATACCAGTGATAATAGTATCAGCAATTTTAAATAAATTTTCAATTGATGAACTTATTCCTATGATAAAAACAGCATTTGAAACAAAATTGATAGTAAGTACAGTAATGATAATGATATTTAAAGAACTTCTTACTTTCACAGGAGTGATAGGAAGATTACCTGAATATTTTGAAAAGCTTCCAATACATCCAACAATAATATTTTCTTTGATATTTGTAATAGGAACTTTAGTAGCAGGATCACAGGCAATAATAGCTCTGGCTTTGCCACTTGCTTTTGCAACTATACCTAATGGAGGACTTGCATTGATGATACTTCTTATGTGTATGACTTATATAGCAATGCAGGTATCTCCAACTCATATATGCCTTGCAATAGTAACAGAAGCATTTGATGTATCTTTTATAGAATTAGTTAAGAAAACCTTTCCTATATTTATTATATTTACAGCAATAACAGCAGTGTACAGCTATCTGTTATTCATGTTTACATAA
- a CDS encoding NCS2 family permease, which yields MSQNNGILEGMFKISERGSTIRQEVIGGVTTFLAMSYIIFVNPSILGDAGMDVGALITVTCLASAIATLLSGVWANAPFALAPGMGLNAFFTYTLVLGKGVPWETALGIVFISGFFFLILSIGGIRERIANAIPLPLKIAVGGGIGMFITLIGLKNLGLVVASPATLVALGPITIPVIIGIVGLVVAMVLEIEQVKGGILIGIMVSTILAFITGNVDIPRQIVSLPPSIAPIAMKLDILSALKLSLIGPIFSFMFVDLFDTLGTLISCSKQIGMVDEKGHIKGLGRMLYTDVSATIFGSMLGTSTVTTFVESAAGIAVGARTGLASVVTALMFIGALFFSPIVGVVPAYATAPALIIVGGYMFKNVKDLDFTDMKSLFSAFIIIVMMPLTYSISIGLSLGFLTYIILHLVTGDFKKINVTLMFIGALCLVNLMI from the coding sequence ATGTCACAAAACAATGGTATTTTAGAAGGAATGTTTAAAATATCTGAAAGAGGAAGCACAATAAGACAAGAAGTTATTGGAGGAGTAACTACATTTCTGGCAATGTCTTATATTATCTTTGTAAATCCATCAATACTTGGAGATGCAGGGATGGATGTTGGAGCTTTAATAACAGTAACTTGTCTGGCTTCAGCAATAGCAACTTTATTATCTGGAGTTTGGGCAAATGCACCATTTGCATTGGCTCCTGGAATGGGATTAAATGCATTTTTTACTTATACTCTTGTATTAGGTAAAGGAGTGCCTTGGGAAACAGCACTTGGTATTGTATTTATTTCTGGATTCTTTTTCCTTATACTTTCAATAGGTGGAATAAGAGAGAGAATTGCAAATGCTATACCTCTTCCACTGAAAATAGCAGTAGGTGGAGGAATAGGAATGTTCATTACTTTGATAGGACTTAAAAATCTTGGATTAGTAGTGGCAAGTCCAGCAACTTTAGTAGCATTAGGGCCTATAACAATTCCTGTAATAATAGGAATAGTAGGGCTTGTTGTAGCTATGGTATTGGAAATAGAACAGGTAAAAGGTGGAATTCTTATTGGAATAATGGTTTCAACTATTTTGGCTTTTATAACTGGAAATGTAGATATACCTAGGCAAATAGTATCTTTACCTCCAAGTATTGCTCCAATAGCTATGAAATTAGATATCTTATCAGCTTTAAAACTTTCTTTGATAGGACCAATATTTTCATTTATGTTTGTTGACTTGTTTGATACACTAGGAACTCTTATTTCTTGTTCTAAGCAAATAGGAATGGTAGATGAAAAGGGACATATTAAAGGTCTTGGAAGAATGCTTTATACAGATGTAAGTGCTACAATATTTGGATCTATGCTTGGAACAAGTACAGTAACTACTTTCGTTGAATCAGCAGCAGGAATAGCTGTTGGTGCAAGAACTGGACTAGCTTCTGTAGTTACAGCTCTAATGTTTATAGGAGCATTATTCTTTTCACCAATAGTAGGAGTAGTACCTGCATATGCAACTGCACCAGCTCTTATCATAGTTGGAGGATATATGTTTAAAAATGTTAAAGATTTAGATTTTACAGATATGAAATCTTTATTTTCAGCATTTATCATTATTGTAATGATGCCTTTAACATATAGTATCAGTATAGGTTTAAGTTTAGGATTTCTTACTTACATAATTCTTCATTTAGTAACTGGTGATTTTAAAAAAATAAATGTTACATTAATGTTCATAGGGGCACTTTGTTTAGTCAATCTTATGATCTAA
- a CDS encoding RluA family pseudouridine synthase, whose amino-acid sequence MEYIVDKEYEDVRLDKFLRKKYEDIPLTEIFKGIRTGKIKVNGKKSKENYRLQLNDEIKVFFKGGETKEEKLLDVEDKGIEKIKKSIVYEDENILIFNKKNNMVMHKGSGYDFGISELLKGYLKNPNFNFVNRIDKATSGLIIGAKSLVTARELAEEIRNRNIDKKYYILVEGKVKEKEFTIKSYLKKIEDKVIEVEEFEEGAKESLSSFKVKKYGKDCTLLEGTLGSGRTHQLRVQLANMGNAIIGDTKYGRGKEKMMYLFSHYLKINKYGIEINLPIPDEYIKRLGSN is encoded by the coding sequence ATGGAATACATAGTGGATAAAGAGTATGAAGATGTAAGACTGGACAAATTTCTTAGAAAAAAATATGAGGATATACCTTTGACTGAAATATTTAAAGGAATAAGAACTGGAAAGATAAAAGTTAATGGTAAGAAAAGCAAAGAAAATTATAGACTTCAACTTAATGATGAGATAAAGGTTTTCTTCAAAGGTGGAGAAACAAAAGAAGAAAAGCTATTAGATGTTGAAGATAAAGGGATTGAAAAAATAAAAAAATCTATTGTTTATGAAGATGAGAACATCCTTATTTTTAATAAAAAAAATAATATGGTTATGCATAAAGGAAGTGGGTATGATTTTGGAATATCAGAATTATTGAAAGGATATTTAAAAAATCCTAATTTTAATTTTGTAAATAGAATCGATAAAGCAACTTCTGGATTAATTATAGGAGCTAAATCTTTGGTAACAGCTAGAGAATTAGCAGAAGAGATAAGAAATAGAAATATAGACAAGAAATACTATATACTTGTAGAGGGAAAAGTAAAAGAGAAAGAATTTACTATAAAAAGTTATCTGAAAAAAATAGAAGATAAAGTAATAGAAGTAGAAGAATTTGAAGAAGGAGCAAAGGAAAGTCTAAGTTCTTTTAAAGTAAAGAAATATGGAAAAGACTGTACTCTTCTTGAAGGAACTCTTGGAAGTGGAAGAACACACCAATTGAGAGTTCAATTAGCTAATATGGGAAATGCAATAATAGGTGACACTAAATATGGAAGAGGAAAAGAGAAAATGATGTATTTATTTTCTCACTACTTAAAAATAAATAAGTATGGAATAGAGATAAATCTACCTATTCCAGATGAATATATTAAAAGACTTGGTAGTAATTAA
- the rodA gene encoding rod shape-determining protein RodA, with the protein MGKSRDTALILKKIKKMNNLLLLNAVIIVVISVLTIYSATIHKTALFYKREAFWGVIGIFVYLFFSFVDYRKYAKYYKLIYIFNILVLLSVYVVGVKRLGAQRWIDLGPISVQPSEIGKILVILTFSEFLVSKYRDRFIGLKSVMISFLHILPVFLLILRQPDLGTALILMMTYFVLIFIHGIDWKSIIIMVITGIISVPTAFFFFLKDYQKQRVLTFLNPEADLLGSGWNVTQSMIAIGSGGLYGKGFLNSTQSKLRFLPEAHTDFIGSVFLEERGFVGGVVLLGLYLILILQIVYIADTTEDKYGRLVCYGIASVFLFHLIINVGMIMGIMPVTGKPLLLMSYGGTSLLISFMMLGIVQSVKMYRD; encoded by the coding sequence ATGGGAAAAAGCAGAGATACAGCTTTGATTTTAAAAAAAATAAAAAAAATGAACAACCTTCTTCTGCTTAATGCAGTAATTATCGTTGTGATAAGTGTACTGACAATTTACAGTGCTACTATACATAAGACTGCTCTTTTTTATAAAAGAGAAGCTTTTTGGGGAGTAATAGGTATCTTTGTATATCTATTTTTCTCTTTTGTAGATTATAGAAAATATGCTAAATATTATAAATTAATCTATATTTTTAATATTTTAGTTCTCCTTTCAGTATATGTAGTGGGAGTAAAAAGACTTGGAGCTCAAAGGTGGATAGATCTTGGGCCTATAAGTGTACAGCCTTCTGAAATAGGAAAGATACTGGTTATTTTAACTTTTTCAGAATTTCTTGTTTCAAAATACAGAGATAGATTTATAGGATTAAAAAGTGTTATGATATCTTTTCTTCATATTCTTCCAGTATTTTTATTGATATTAAGACAGCCTGATTTGGGAACAGCTCTTATACTTATGATGACATATTTTGTTCTCATATTTATACATGGAATAGACTGGAAATCAATAATAATAATGGTTATTACAGGAATAATCTCTGTTCCTACAGCCTTTTTCTTCTTTTTAAAAGACTATCAAAAACAGAGAGTACTTACATTTTTAAATCCTGAAGCAGACCTTTTAGGAAGTGGATGGAATGTAACACAGTCTATGATAGCTATAGGTTCAGGAGGTCTTTATGGAAAGGGATTTCTGAACAGTACTCAAAGTAAACTGAGATTTCTTCCAGAAGCACATACAGACTTTATAGGATCAGTATTTTTGGAAGAGAGAGGATTTGTTGGAGGAGTTGTTTTATTAGGACTATATCTTATTCTGATTTTACAGATAGTCTATATAGCAGATACTACAGAGGACAAATATGGAAGACTGGTTTGTTATGGAATAGCATCTGTATTTTTATTTCATTTGATAATAAATGTAGGAATGATAATGGGAATAATGCCAGTAACAGGGAAACCTCTTCTTTTGATGAGCTATGGAGGAACATCTCTTTTAATAAGTTTTATGATGCTTGGAATAGTTCAAAGTGTGAAAATGTATAGAGATTAG
- the dut gene encoding dUTP diphosphatase, with translation MEKVVVKVVKEENVSLPKYETSGSAGMDVRANIEEPIVLRSLERALVSTGLKIAIPDGYEVQVRPRSGLAIKHGITLLNTPGTIDSDYRGELKVIMVNLSKDEYVINPQERIGQLVLNKVAQMEFVEVDSLDETERGAGGFGHTGK, from the coding sequence ATGGAAAAAGTTGTAGTAAAAGTAGTAAAAGAAGAAAATGTTTCACTTCCTAAATATGAAACATCTGGTTCAGCAGGAATGGATGTGAGAGCAAACATAGAAGAACCAATAGTACTAAGATCACTGGAGAGAGCATTAGTTTCAACAGGACTTAAAATAGCTATACCTGATGGATATGAAGTTCAGGTAAGACCTAGAAGTGGACTGGCAATCAAACATGGAATAACTCTTTTGAATACACCTGGAACTATAGATAGTGATTATAGAGGAGAATTAAAAGTTATAATGGTAAATCTTAGTAAAGATGAGTATGTAATAAATCCTCAAGAGAGAATAGGGCAGCTTGTTTTAAATAAAGTTGCACAGATGGAATTTGTAGAAGTGGATTCTTTAGATGAAACTGAAAGAGGAGCAGGGGGATTTGGTCATACAGGGAAATAA
- a CDS encoding M16 family metallopeptidase: MNIEIRRLDNGIPVLMENIDSVSTVSLGIFVNTGSRNEYPDESGVSHFIEHMMFKGTKTRSAKEISELIDNEGGLINAYTSRDMTAYYIQMLSSKIDTGIDVLSDMFLNSTFTQENLDKERNVIIEEIRMYDDIPEEIVHDENVKYAITGVQSNIVLGTIESLNNITREKFLKYFDEQYVASNLVVSVAGKIDYDHVVEELNKGLGKFRDSNFKRDMDASFTINNGENRIKRETNQVHLCFNTRGNSQIEDMKYPGAIISSVLAGNMSSRLFQKIREERGLAYSVYSYGTAFIEGGLFTIYAGTTKESYQEVIDIIKDEFEDIKKNGITPYELQKSKNQFLSMLTFSLENSKGKMTRMASTYMLYGRVTEIDEIISKIENITLEDIKKTAEYLFQEEFYSCTILGDI; the protein is encoded by the coding sequence ATGAACATAGAAATAAGAAGATTAGACAATGGCATACCTGTTTTAATGGAAAATATAGACAGTGTAAGTACTGTAAGTCTAGGGATATTTGTTAATACAGGATCAAGAAATGAATATCCAGATGAGAGTGGAGTTTCTCATTTTATAGAACATATGATGTTTAAAGGAACAAAAACTAGAAGTGCAAAAGAAATATCTGAATTAATAGACAATGAAGGTGGATTAATAAATGCTTATACAAGCAGAGATATGACCGCTTACTATATACAGATGCTTTCAAGTAAAATTGATACAGGTATAGATGTATTATCAGACATGTTTTTAAATTCTACTTTTACACAGGAAAATTTAGATAAAGAGAGAAATGTAATAATAGAAGAGATAAGAATGTATGATGATATTCCAGAAGAGATAGTGCATGATGAAAATGTAAAATATGCAATAACTGGAGTTCAATCAAATATAGTATTGGGAACTATAGAAAGTCTTAATAATATAACTAGAGAGAAATTTTTAAAATATTTTGATGAACAGTATGTAGCATCAAATCTTGTAGTATCTGTTGCTGGAAAAATAGATTATGACCATGTAGTAGAAGAATTAAATAAAGGGTTGGGAAAATTTAGAGATAGTAATTTTAAAAGAGATATGGATGCCTCTTTTACAATAAATAATGGAGAAAACAGAATAAAGAGGGAAACTAATCAAGTACATCTTTGTTTTAATACAAGAGGAAACAGTCAGATAGAAGATATGAAGTATCCAGGAGCTATAATTTCAAGTGTACTTGCAGGAAATATGAGTTCAAGATTATTTCAAAAGATAAGAGAAGAAAGAGGATTAGCCTATTCAGTTTACAGTTATGGTACAGCATTTATAGAGGGAGGACTTTTTACTATATATGCAGGTACTACTAAAGAAAGCTATCAGGAAGTTATAGATATAATCAAAGATGAATTTGAAGATATAAAGAAAAATGGAATAACTCCATATGAACTTCAAAAATCTAAAAATCAGTTTTTAAGTATGCTTACTTTCAGTCTTGAAAATAGTAAAGGGAAAATGACAAGAATGGCAAGTACTTATATGCTCTATGGAAGAGTGACTGAGATTGATGAGATAATATCAAAAATAGAAAATATAACATTAGAAGATATAAAAAAGACAGCAGAATATTTATTCCAAGAGGAATTCTATTCTTGCACAATACTTGGAGATATATAA
- a CDS encoding LptF/LptG family permease: MKIKIIDGYISKNFIKSFFLSLIAFVGIFLVSQLFKVIRYVSDGRFSANESIFYILTMIPKILIDVAPLAVLLGSLMTISSMASNLEIISLKTAGISFKRIVLFPILISAVIAVIVFFINDSLYPYSVRKNREIKDGDRSRREMPAEKRNAFLRGENSNYVYLMGKINRETGFSENIEIVDLNESFDKVERIVTAKEGRYNFSKKVWVLKDANIYNGEKLEKAKEVKIFTEDKYDDEPDKFITKSVEPKTLTIKELKKSIREIKSIGGDTRELLVEIGNRYSFPFSSFIISFLGLSLGSRYVRGASAISMALSVALGYGYYIVQASFEALSINGFLNPFVSGWIPNIIFLGIGIYFMYRAEY; the protein is encoded by the coding sequence ATGAAAATAAAAATAATAGATGGATACATAAGTAAAAATTTTATAAAATCATTTTTCCTCAGTCTGATAGCTTTTGTAGGGATATTTTTAGTAAGTCAATTGTTTAAAGTTATAAGATATGTAAGTGATGGAAGATTTTCAGCTAATGAATCAATATTTTATATTCTTACAATGATACCAAAAATATTAATAGATGTAGCACCTTTAGCAGTATTATTAGGTTCATTGATGACAATAAGTTCCATGGCTTCCAATCTTGAAATCATATCTTTAAAAACAGCTGGAATAAGTTTTAAAAGAATAGTACTTTTTCCTATCCTTATTTCAGCAGTAATAGCTGTAATTGTATTTTTTATAAATGATAGTCTCTATCCTTATTCTGTAAGAAAAAACAGAGAGATAAAAGATGGGGACAGATCCAGAAGAGAAATGCCAGCAGAAAAGAGAAATGCTTTTCTAAGAGGGGAAAATTCAAACTATGTTTATCTTATGGGGAAAATAAATAGAGAAACTGGTTTTAGTGAGAATATTGAAATAGTTGATTTGAATGAAAGTTTTGATAAAGTTGAAAGAATAGTTACTGCAAAAGAAGGAAGATATAATTTTAGTAAAAAAGTATGGGTATTGAAAGATGCTAATATTTATAATGGAGAAAAACTGGAAAAAGCAAAAGAAGTAAAGATTTTTACAGAGGATAAATATGATGATGAACCAGATAAGTTCATAACAAAAAGTGTAGAACCCAAAACTCTTACAATAAAAGAATTGAAAAAATCTATAAGAGAGATAAAAAGTATAGGTGGAGATACAAGAGAATTACTTGTTGAAATAGGAAATAGATATTCTTTTCCTTTCTCAAGTTTCATAATCTCCTTCTTAGGTCTTTCACTTGGAAGCAGATATGTAAGAGGAGCTTCAGCAATAAGTATGGCATTATCTGTAGCTTTAGGTTATGGATATTATATAGTACAGGCTTCTTTTGAAGCTTTGAGTATAAATGGATTTTTAAATCCATTTGTCAGTGGATGGATTCCTAATATAATTTTTTTAGGAATTGGAATATATTTTATGTATAGAGCAGAATATTAA
- a CDS encoding LptF/LptG family permease, translating to MKIIEKYILEEVKMPILFGISLFTFIFLIDIIVAMMENIIVKGISIIDIMRILSFYLPPILSQTIPMGIFLGVMLTFSKFTRTSEATAMSSIGMDLREIIKPIFILASITTLFIFFLQESIIPRSFSKLQYITTKIAYENPVFQLKEKTFIDEVDEYNLYIDRIEGKDRIAQGVLIFQKDEDVAFPTVLVGKEAYWKDSSMIITDSKFYDFDKDGKEKLRGEFDDKRVPLTAYFDGIDIKVKDIEAMSISMLIKEMKELPKNEKVPYKVEINRKLALPLSTIMLSLLGVFISIGHHRSGKGANFALSLAVIFSYITFLNIGMVMANRGKIPPFIGVWTPNIILFLVTFYFYKKKSRGI from the coding sequence ATGAAAATAATAGAAAAATATATTTTAGAAGAGGTGAAAATGCCAATATTATTTGGGATCTCTTTATTTACATTTATTTTCCTGATAGATATCATAGTGGCTATGATGGAAAATATAATAGTAAAAGGGATATCAATAATTGACATAATGAGGATATTATCATTTTATCTTCCACCTATTCTGTCTCAAACTATTCCTATGGGAATATTTTTAGGGGTAATGCTGACATTTTCAAAATTTACAAGAACTAGTGAGGCAACAGCTATGAGTTCTATAGGGATGGATCTTAGAGAGATTATAAAACCTATATTTATTCTAGCTTCTATTACTACGCTTTTTATATTTTTCCTTCAAGAAAGTATAATTCCAAGATCATTCAGCAAGCTTCAATATATAACAACTAAGATAGCTTATGAAAATCCTGTATTTCAGTTAAAAGAGAAAACTTTTATAGATGAAGTTGATGAATATAATCTCTATATAGACAGAATAGAAGGAAAGGACAGAATAGCTCAAGGAGTACTTATATTTCAGAAAGATGAAGATGTAGCTTTTCCTACTGTATTAGTTGGAAAAGAGGCATATTGGAAAGATTCTTCAATGATAATAACAGATTCTAAATTTTATGATTTTGATAAAGATGGAAAAGAAAAACTAAGAGGAGAATTTGATGATAAAAGAGTACCTCTTACTGCTTATTTTGATGGAATAGATATTAAAGTAAAGGATATAGAAGCTATGAGTATAAGTATGCTCATTAAAGAAATGAAAGAGCTTCCTAAAAATGAAAAAGTACCATATAAGGTAGAGATAAATAGAAAGCTGGCTCTGCCACTATCTACAATAATGCTTTCTTTGCTTGGGGTATTTATTTCCATAGGGCATCATAGAAGTGGAAAAGGAGCTAATTTTGCTTTAAGCCTTGCAGTAATATTTTCATATATAACATTTCTGAATATAGGAATGGTTATGGCTAATAGAGGTAAAATTCCTCCATTCATAGGAGTATGGACACCAAATATAATTTTATTTTTAGTGACTTTCTATTTCTATAAGAAAAAATCTAGGGGGATATAA
- a CDS encoding CvpA family protein: MYLDILVGVIIVLSLLYGLRNGLFVEFLAIFGLVVNFIIAKKYTPAVIEFLGLSKDKDRYFITYIITFWAVYILLGIVIHLVRNILKNQSKGIVTRILGGVIGIAKGILLSVLILLIYNYSTDMYKSLKKYSKGSYTNEVFLEVVPNIEKYVPEVFQDKIKELKNLELINRYVNKLF; encoded by the coding sequence ATGTATTTAGATATATTAGTAGGAGTCATAATAGTTTTATCTCTCCTTTATGGATTGAGAAATGGATTGTTTGTTGAATTTTTAGCTATCTTTGGACTGGTAGTAAATTTTATTATTGCTAAAAAATATACTCCAGCTGTAATAGAATTCTTAGGATTATCAAAAGATAAAGATCGTTATTTTATAACATATATAATAACTTTTTGGGCAGTATATATTTTACTTGGAATTGTAATACATTTAGTAAGAAATATACTTAAAAATCAAAGCAAGGGAATAGTGACAAGAATTTTAGGAGGAGTAATTGGAATAGCTAAGGGAATACTTCTTTCTGTTCTGATTCTTTTAATCTACAACTATTCAACAGATATGTATAAAAGTCTAAAGAAATATTCTAAGGGAAGTTACACAAATGAAGTTTTTTTGGAAGTGGTTCCAAATATAGAAAAATATGTACCTGAAGTTTTCCAAGATAAAATAAAAGAATTAAAAAATCTGGAATTAATTAATAGATATGTTAATAAACTTTTTTAG